A region of the Deltaproteobacteria bacterium genome:
GCCGGTGGCCATGACCGTGACCGTGACCCGGTGGCTTTCCGGACACGACTCTGGGTTCATGCGCGCTCTTCTCGTTATGCTGATGCGCCACCCGGTTGTTCGGGTCCATGTCGGCGATAAACGGCGCCGTCAGGATGCGCCGGGCCTCTTTCGCGCAGGCCGGACAGGGCATCGGGTCCGACGACCGGCTCATGCTGCGAAATTCGGTGAACGGGCCGCAGTCCTCGCACTCGTAGTCATATAACGGCATGGCGTTGTCCTTCTCCGCCGCGACCGGCGCGGCGGGACGCCGTTCGCCCCGATGAGGGACGAACGGCATCCATCGTGCTTATGCCAGAATGCCTTCCAGCAAGAGATAACCCGGCAGCCACCCGGTCAAGATGCCCTGTATCGAGGTCACCGCACCGGTCACCTTCGCGATCGGCTTCTGCATCGCGAGCAGCAGGAAGAACATGAACCACAATACGGCCCACGCCGCCCAGCACAGCCCGAACCAATACCCCCACAGCGTGGTGGCATTGATCAGGGTATCCAACGCTACCGGAACCACCGTGATGGCAACGAAGAGGCTGTACCAGCCCAGCCCGCGGCCATCGACATCGTGGAATCTATTGTAGGCCACCCACAGGTAGGTGAAGGTGAAGAGAAGCGTCAGCGCCGCGGCCTTGATCGACGTCGCATCCGCATTCGGCCCGAAGGCCAGAAACGCCGAAACCAGCGCGGTGAGACCGCCGACAAAGATATTGATGATGGCGATCTCCCGATCACCGATGCGGCCCATCAGCCAGATGCCGTTCAGGAAAAGAACGGATCCGACGTACAACAGTGCAAGTCCCAAGAGCATTGTTCAAGCCCTCCGAGTGTCACATGTTTTCAGTTCGGCGGTTCGGGAAACGCCCGCTCGACGCTGTAAACGCCAAGCGGGCGCTCGCCGTCCGTCACCCAGGGGATGACGAGGCGGAGGCGAGGCGAAATGTCGCCCCTCTCCGCCGGGAACCGTCAACTGCAGGATGTGACGTCCACACCACTGACCTGGACCGTCGGTCCGGAAGCGCTCGGCCGGACATCGAAATCGAAGATTTCCGTCGGCACGGCAAGCGTGCAACAGGCGTTGGGAATATCGACGATTCCGCTGATCCGACCCTCTACCGGAGCCGTGCCCAGTATCATGTAGGCCTGCTCGCCCGAATAGCCGAACTTTTTGAGGTATTCGATGGCGTTCAGACAAGCGCGCCGGTACGCAACC
Encoded here:
- a CDS encoding zinc ribbon domain-containing protein, producing the protein MPLYDYECEDCGPFTEFRSMSRSSDPMPCPACAKEARRILTAPFIADMDPNNRVAHQHNEKSAHEPRVVSGKPPGHGHGHGHRRARRPWAIGH
- a CDS encoding AmiS/UreI family transporter translates to MLLGLALLYVGSVLFLNGIWLMGRIGDREIAIINIFVGGLTALVSAFLAFGPNADATSIKAAALTLLFTFTYLWVAYNRFHDVDGRGLGWYSLFVAITVVPVALDTLINATTLWGYWFGLCWAAWAVLWFMFFLLLAMQKPIAKVTGAVTSIQGILTGWLPGYLLLEGILA